From the genome of Vicia villosa cultivar HV-30 ecotype Madison, WI linkage group LG2, Vvil1.0, whole genome shotgun sequence, one region includes:
- the LOC131651035 gene encoding protein FAF-like, chloroplastic, giving the protein MNKPDSSKEVSHSNSKITSDPMDIWSSILNQKNKDEASQLKTPPYIHPLVKKSKSYLNEKSLEMCTECLGSETGSDWFSSSYTSSPSSEDDGKMKTCYNDDNPKVINNHSLKNKKKAGRIPPPLPSLSSQSQQLQMRSHRDNGRLFLFLQIVSVPSQNNFIATRQNGRLILTFAIREEEEIFEEEESEIEQPNACSFELAVNKKVKGPKWAEKFNKMTNFKDVKHVQHGSLPRSLTLFNAYQYYWRTKAIREMLIKKVVTATRFLSLGT; this is encoded by the coding sequence ATGAACAAACCAGATTCCTCCAAAGAAGTCTCACACTCAAACTCAAAAATCACTAGTGATCCAATGGATATATGGAGTTCAATCTTGAATCAAAAGAACAAAGATGAAGCTTCACAACTCAAAACGCCTCCTTATATTCACCCActtgtcaaaaaatcaaaaagttaTTTAAATGAAAAGAGTCTTGAAATGTGCACTGAGTGTCTTGGATCAGAAACTGGTTCAGATTGGTTCTCTTCTTCTTACACATCATCACCATCCTCTGAGGATGATGGAAAAATGAAAACATGTTATAATGATGATAATCCAAAAGTCATCAACAATCATTCTTTGAAGAATAAGAAAAAGGCTGGGCGTATTCCTCCTCCACTTCCTTCACTGAGTAGTCAAAGTCAACAACTCCAAATGAGGTCCCACCGTGACAATGGAAGATTGTTTTTGTTCCTACAAATTGTGTCGGTTCCTTCACAAAACAACTTCATCGCTACGAGACAAAATGGTCGCCTTATCCTCACCTTTGCTATTCGCgaagaagaagaaatttttgaagaagaagagaGTGAGATAGAGCAACCAAATGCTTGTAGTTTTGAATTAGCGGTGAATAAGAAAGTTAAGGGTCCAAAATGGGCAGAAAAGTTCAACAAAATGACAAATTTTAAGGATGTTAAACATGTACAACATGGTTCGTTGCCACGGTCATTGACTTTGTTTAATGCTTATCAATACTATTGGCGAACCAAGGCCATACGGGAAATGCTGATCAAGAAAGTAGTAACAGCAACAAGGTTTTTGTCTCTGGGAACATGA